The following is a genomic window from Opitutus sp. ER46.
GGCGACGACTTTGAGGCCGGTGGCGAAGTCGAACACCCCGGCAGTGCAGTAGGCGGTTAACTCGCCAAGGCTCAGACCCAGCGCGTATTGAGGCGCGCCGGCGGGCACTCTGCCCTGCTCGCGCATTGCGGCGAGCGTGGCCAGACCATGCACAAATAGCGCAGGCTGACAGACTTTCGTTTGTGTCAGCTCGGCGTCCGGCCCTTCGAAGCTGATCTTCGCCAAGTCCCAGCCAAGAACCCGGTTTGCCTCGTCGTACAGCGCCCGAGCCGCGGGTGAGTTGTCGTAGAGCGACTTGCCCATGCCGACCTTCTGGGCGCCCTGTCCAGCGAAGATAAATGCGAGTGCCATGGTGAAAACACGCGAGACAATCGGTCGGGGCGTGGAAATCCAAGCCCTAAAAACGCTTCAGCGGCTTGAAGTATTTCTCGTCGTTCGCGGGCTTCACAAAGTCAGGAACCGCAGGCTTGGGCGCGGGTGCCGGCGGCGGTGGCTCAAGCAGCCGGGGACCAGGCGGCGGGGCTGTGACTGGAGGAGGCGTTTGGATACCGGCCGGCTTCAACTCCGATTCTTGCCAGAGGGTCAGGTAAGGATTGTCGGCGGGGGAGCGAGGAGGCGTTGCGGATGGAGGGAGCGCCCCCGGGTGGTCATTGCTCGCGCGTAGGTCTGCCAAGGTCTGCGTGATCGACGCGTCCTGCGCCGGCGCAACGTTCGTGGGATCGCCGCGTTCTCCGCTGGGGGCCAAGGTCCGGCGCAGGAGTGAATAGTCCTGCGGGGTCATCCAGTCCGAGAGATAGCGGGTGAATGGATTGGGCGAAGTCTCGGGGGAGCGTGGCGATGGCGCATGAGCGGCATCCGCATCGGCTCCAGTCGCGGTGGTTTCCGGATCAGCGGGATCGGCGGAGGCGTCGTTGGCCGTCCCGGTATGCACGCCGTTGTCCCGGTGATCGGGCCGTGGTCGGCGTTGGGCGCGAAGTCGCTCCGAGCCTCCCGTCTTCGAGGCATCCGCATCGGGCTCCATCATCGCGTCGACAAGCCAGTTTCCGGTGCGTCCCGGCCTCATTCGAGAATCCACGGGCTTGTCCGCCGGCCGCGGAGAGACGGGGGCTGGCGGATCTACGAGGTTTGGCGCGTGCAACTCCGGCACGGTCACGCCGGGAAGCGTCGCGTCGGTTGGTGTGACGGTTGCGGCCGTATTCCCCGCTTTGAGCGTGTCGAGCTGCTGTTTTGCCTCGGTGAGCGACGATGCGTCGCGTGCCTGTTGGACCGGAACCCGATCCGCGGCGGAGGCTTCCACTCCGGCCAGGAGGAGCAGTCCCAGAACCTGCGCGACCGCGCTCCAAGCCGGCATCCAGGGACAACACGACATGGGAGGTGAAGGAGCCCTCCGCTCAGCTCTTAATGAAAATGCCCTTCATGTTCATCTCCAGTTGCTGCGGATTCGGGGAGTGCTTGAGGGCGTCTTGTTTGTTGATCTTCCCGGCCTTCCACAGGCGGTAGAGGTCCTTGTTGAAGGAGAAGGTGGCGGAGTCCGCGTTGCTCTCGAGCAGCCCCTGGATCTTCTCGTTCTGCCCTTCCAGGATGAGATTCTTCACCGTGGCATCGGCGTAGAGAATCTCGTTGGCCGGGACGCGACCATGGCCCTCGGCGGTCGGGATGAGCTTCTGACAGATGAAGCCGCGCAGCGACCCCGCGATCGCGCGGCGGGCTTGTACCACCTCTTCGGCGGGAAAGAACTCGAACAGGCGCGTGAGAGATTGGGCGACCGTCGCGGCGTGCATGGTGGAGAACACCAGGTGGCCGGTTTCGGCGGCGGAGATGGCGGTCTCGAAAGTCTCCCGGTCGCGCATCTCGCCGATCAGGATGATGTCGGGGTTCTGGCGGAGCACGGCCTTGATCGCCAGGCCGAAGCTGGGGACGTCGAGCCCGATCTCCCGTTGCTGGAAGAGGGACTTGTCGTCCTGGAAGGTGTATTCGATCGGGTCCTCGATGGTGACGATGTGTTTGTCGAGATTCTGGTTAATCCAGTTCAGCATCGCGGCCATCGTGGAGCTCTTGCCGGAGCCGGTGGCGCCGCACACCAGCAGAATGCCGTCCTTCGCCTGGCTGAGGCGAACGAGGGCCGATTCGGTCTCGCCGAGCCCGAGTTGGGCAAAGCTGGGCACGCTGCTCTTGATGTGCCGCATCACGATGCTGACCAGGCCGCGTTGGTGAAAGGCGTTCACGCGAAACCGCCCCACGCCCTCGGCGGCGTACGCGAAATCGACCTGCCCCTCCTCTTCCCATTTCGCGCGAAAGACCCGCGGCACGTGCTCGCTCACGAAGGCCTCGGCCTCCGGGCACGTGATCGGATCCATGTCCACCGGCTTGAGTTTGCCCGCGATCCGCACGTAGCCGGGCTTGTTCGATTTGATGATGACGTCGCTGACGCCGCTCTCCACGGCGAGCTTGAGCAACTCGTTGAACAATTCCGTGTGAGGTGTGACGGTCGCCATGGGAGAAAAGCGTTGCGGATTCGGTAATTCGCCCTCGTCTCTTCAGCAAGGCTTCATTGCCCGCCTTCCATGAAACTCCGCCCGCTCACTGGCACGATTACCGCCCTTGTGACGCCGTTTTCCGACGGCGATGTTGCTTACGAAGACCTGAAGAAACTGGTGGCGCATCAGATCAAAGGTGGGATCAATGGTCTGGTGCCGGTGGGCACGACCGGCGAATCGCCGACCTTGGGTTACAACGAGCACATCGACGTGATTCGTTTCGTGGTTGAGCAGGCGCGTGGCCGGGTGCCGGTCATCGCCGGGACGGGCTCAAATTCCACGCGCGAGGCCATCGAGTTGACGCGTCTCGCCGACGAAGCGGGCGCGGACGCGATGCTGCTCGTCGCCCCCTACTACAACAAGCCGAGCCAGGAGGGGCTGTATCAGCATTTCGCGCAGGTCGCCGAGGAGACCGACAAGCCGCTTATCCTCTACTCCATCCCGGGCCGCTGCGGCATCGAGATCAGCGTGGGCGTGCTGGAGCGCCTCCGCGCCAAGTACCGCCACGTCGCCTGGATCAAGGAGGCCGGCGGCAGCGTCGACCGGGTTGACCAGATCAAGCAGGCGCTTGGTTCGGACATGACGGTCCTGAGCGGCGACGACTCGCTCACGCTGCCCTTCCTCTCCGTCGGCGCCGAAGGCGTGATCAGCGTCGCGTCGAATCTCTTCCCGCGTGAGGTGGGCAAGATGGTGCAGGCGGCGCTGGGGAATGATTTCGCGCAGGCCACGAAGCTCCACCGGCGCCTGTATCCGGTTTTCAAGGCGCTCTTCCTCGAACCCAACCCGGTGCCGATCAAGGCCGCCCTGGCCCGCGCCGGCATCATCAGTTCGCCCGAGGTCCGCCTGCCGCTCTGTGGCATGGCGGACGCGAACGCGAAGCTGCTCACCCAGGCGCTCGCGAAGCTGCGCTGATCTCCACCATGTCCCCCACTCTGCTGATCAACGGCGCCAAGGGCCGGATGGGCCACGCGCTGCTCCAGGCCGCGCAGGAGTTCAACCTGACGGTGGCCGCGACTGCTGATGCCGGCGATGACCTCGCCGCGGCGATGGACCGCGCCGACGTCACGGTGGACTTCAGTTCGCATCTGGCGACGCGCCAGCTCCTCGAGCTGGCCATCGCCGAGCGGAAGCCGGTCGTCATCGGCACCACCGGCCATGCGCCGGAGGCCAAGGCGCAGCTGCTCAAGCTGGCCGCGCAGGTCCCCTGCGTGTGGGCCGGTAATTACTCCGTCGGTGTGAATCTGCTCTTCGCGCTCACGCGCCGGGCGACAGCCGTGCTGGGGGCGACGTATGACGCGGAGGTCGTCGAGATGCACCACCGCTTCAAAAAGGACGCGCCGAGCGGCACCGCCGCCCGCCTGCTCGAGATCATCCTCGAGGAACGCAAGCTGGGGGCGGAAGCGCTGCGCCACGGCCGCAACGGCATCACAGGCGAGCGTACTTCCGCCGAGGTCGGCATCCATTCGCTGCGCGGCGGCGACGTCGTGGGCGACCACACGGTGATCTTTGCGGCGCTGGGCGAACGCCTCGAGCTCACGCACAAGGCGAGTGACCGTGCGATCTTTGCCCAAGGCGCACTGCGGGCGGCACGGTGGATCGTGAACCAGCCGGCTGGCGTGTACGACATGCAGGATGTGCTCGGACTGAAGTGAGCCGACCGAGACGCGGGGCGCTTTTCTCCTCGCCCCCCTCGCCGCGGTCGTCGGTACTTCCGCCATGATCACCTCCATCCAGGGAACCCTGACGGCCGCGACGCCGTTGCGTGCGATCGTCGCCTTGAACGGGTTCGAGTACGAGGTGCACATCCCGGTGACCACCGCCGAGAAGCTGCCGGCCACGGGGACGACGGTGAAGCTGCACACGCTCGTGATCTACCGGGAGGACGCGCAGACGCTGTACGGATTTGCCACTCCGGCCGAACGCGATTTTTTCCGGCTGTTGATCGAGAACGTGACGGGAGTCGGCCCCAAGCTCGCGCTGACGATCATGAGCCGGCTCTCCCTGCCCTCCCTGGAGAGCGCGATCCGGCTCGGCGACATTGCGACGCTTTCGAAATGCCCGGGCATCGGCAAGAAGACGGCGGAACGGCTGGTCGTGGAACTCAAGGCGAAGCTCGGCGCCGCCGACACGCCGGTGGCCCTGGGCGAGCACGAGGCGGCCGCAGAGGCGGGACCGAGCGCGCATCGCGACGCCGTGGCCGCGCTGATCGCGCTCGGCTACAAAGCCGCGGATGCCGATCAGGCCGTGCGCCGCGCCGCTTTGGCGTTGGGCGCGACGGCCACGACCGAAGCGTTGATCAAGAGGGCGCTGGCCTGACGTCCGCGCTGGTCAGTTCCGGGATGGCAACCAGCCGTTGAAGCGCATCCAGGCCTCGCACAGCTTGGGCCAGTCGGCGGTCGGGCCGAGCTTCGGATCCATGCCCGCTCCGTGCGGCCCCTTCGGATACAGGTGCATCTCGATGGGGCGGTTGGCCCGGCGCATCGCCTGGAAGAACAGCAGGCTGTTTTCGACGACCACGGTCCGGTCCTCGGTGGAGTGCACGAGAAATGTCGGCGGTGTCTGCGCGGTGACCTGCGCGTCGACGGAAAGGTGGTGCCGCAGCTCCGGCGATGGATTGTCCCCCAGCAGCGCGCGAATCGAGGCCGCATGGCCGTACGGCGGCTGCATGGAAATCACCGGGAACACCAGAATCATGAAGTCGGGGCGGCCGTTCACCGGGTCGAGCGCCGCGCCGGTGCGGCCCTCCGGCGCGTCGGCGAGGGTTCCGGCACAGGCCGTGAGATGGCCGCCGGCGGAACCGCCGAGCATCCCGATCCGGTCCGGCTTCACGCCAAATTCCGCGGCGCGCGACCGCACCATCCGCACCGCGCGCAATGCATCCTGCAGCGGCGCGGGGTGCCCGTACTCAGCGTTGCGATACTTGAGCATGAACACGGTCACGCCGAGTGAGTTCAGCCAGGTCGTGAGCTCGCCACCGTTGAGGCCCGCCGCCACGCGTACATATCCCCCACCCGGGGCATAGATCACCGCCGTGCCATTCGCCTTTCCCGGCGGCGGGGCAAAAACGGTGAGGGTCGGATGATGGATGTTCAGAAAACGTCCATTCTCCTCCCGTTCGGGACCGGCGTCCGGCTTCAGCCCCGGGACTCCCTCCGGCCAGAGATCGATGATGGGCGGGGCGGCGCGCGACAGCAGCGGCGCGACGAGCGCCAGCGCGAGGCAGAGCACGAGACGGGGGCTGAGGTGCATGCGGGGCGGAATTGGGTTTGAATTCTGTGGGTGGGGTGGCGCACCGCAATCGCCCGGGCGGCTAACAGTCAGACCGGCGGCGCGACTCCCCTACTTTCCCGCCGCCGCCCACCGGCGCAGCGCCTCGCCCGTCAGCGAGCCGGGCTCGGTTTCGATGTCGGCCCGCGACCCCGCGTAGATCAACTGGCCGCCGTGGCGACCGCCGCCCGGGCCCAGATCGATCAACCAGTCGGCCAGGTTGATCACGTCGAGGTTGTGCTCGATGATGATCACCGTGTTGCCGGCGTCGCGGAGTTTGAACAGCAGGTCCATCAGCTTCTGGATATCGGTCCAGTGCAGCCCGGTGGTCGGTTCGTCGAGGATGTAGAGCGTCGATCCCTGCTGCCGCTTGCTGAGCTCAAGCGACAGCTTAATGCGTTGGGCCTCGCCGCCCGAAAGCGTCGTGGCGGACTGCCCCAACGTGAGGTAGCCGAGTCCGACCGCCTCGAGCGTCTCGAGCTTGTCGATGACGCGCGGGATGTTGCGGAAGAGCTGAATCGCCTCGCGCACGGTCATGTCCAGGACGTCCGCGATGGAGCGACCGTGGAACAGAATCTCCAGGGTCTCACGATTGAAGCGCCGCCCGCCGCAGCTCGGGCACGGCGCGTAGGCGTCGGGCATGAACTGCATGTCGAGCTTGATCACGCCATCGCCCTGGCACCGCTCGCAGCGACCGCCGCGGACGTTGAACGAGAACCGGCTCGCCTTGTAGCCGCGCACCTTGGCGAGCGGAGCCTGGGCGTAGAGGTCGCGCAGCAGCGGCAGCAGATCGACATAGCTCGCCGGGTTGGAGCGCGGGCTGCGGCCGATCGGCTCCTGGTCGACCTGCACGAGCTTCTCGAAGAAATCGAGGTTCTCGATTTGGCGATGGGGCGCCGGAATGGCGCGGGCGCCATTCAGTTTGCGGGCGGCGGCGGCGGCCAGGATGTCCAGCACGAGCGTGCTCTTGCCCGAGCCGCTGACGCCGGTGACGCACGTCAGCAATCCGACGGGGAACTTCACGTCGATGCCCTTGAGGTTGTTCGCGCGCGCCTCCCGCACGGTCAGCCACGCGCCGTCGGGCGGCTTCACCTTGGTGTCGCGAACCACCGACATTTTGCGCGCGAGATAGGGCCCAGTCCGCGAGGCTTTGAGCGGGAGCTGCATGCAGGCGTCCGGAGTGCCCTGGAACAGCAGGTACCCGCCCTCGATGCCGGCCTCGGGCCCGAGTTCGATGAGTTCGTCGGCCGCGCGCATGGTGTCCTCGTCGTGCTCCACCACGAGCACGGTGTTCCCGCGATCGCGGAGCGCGACGAGCGTCTCGAGGAGTTTCTGGTTGTCGTGCGGATGCAGGCCGATGCTCGGCTCATCCAAGACATAGATGACACCGACCAGGCCCATGCCGAGTTGGGTGGCCAGCCGCACGCGCTGGGCCTCGCCGCCCGAGAGCGTGCCATAGTCGCGTTCCAGCGTCAGGTAGCCAAGGCCGGTCTCGAGCAGAAAGTGGAGGCGTTGCTCGATGCCGGTCACCACATCGCGCAACGCGTCGTTGTTGCCATGCGCGGCCACCAGGCGGCGCGCGAAACCGTGCGCGGTCTCCACGTCAAGGGCCATGAACTGCGGGAATGTGAGGGCCGGCGGCAGCGGCGCGGCGGGCTGTCCGGGCGCGACCGCGTTGGCCGCCGGGGCGGTTTCCGGCACGGGCTGATCGCGGATGAGGACGGCGCCGCTGCGCGCGTTGAGCCGCGAGCCGTGACACTCCGGGCAATCGCCGCTGATCATGTAGGCGGTCAGCCGCGCGCGGAAGCCCTCACTATCCGTGTGCCGGAAACTTTCTTCGAGGTCCGCAATGACGCCGGCGAAAGGCATGGCCTTGGCCTCGCGCATGCGCCGCAGCTTGAAGGCAAACTGCCGGTCTCCCGCGCCGACGAGCAGGACGCGGCGCGTCTCCTCGGGCAGCTTGCGCCACGGCACGTCGGCATCGAAGGGCAGTTGCTCAGCCAGCTGCTTCAGCAGGGCATTGTGCTTGATGATGAGATTTTTCCCGCCGATCCGCCACGGCTTGATCGCGCCCTCACGCACACTCTTCTCCGGGTCGGGCACGATCAACTCCGGGACAAATTTCAGCTTGCGGCCAATGCCGTCGCAGGACGGGCAGGCGCCCTCACGATGGCTGAAGGAGAAGTGTCGCGGCGTGAGCTTGTCGAAAACGTCGCCGCAAATCTCGCACGCGAGCGATTCACTGAGCAGCAACTCGCGCCAGGGCTCGTCCGCCGTGCGTTGCGCGAGGACGATGGCGCGGTCCTTGCCCTCGCGAAACGCGAGCTCGAGCGAGTCTGCGAGACGGCTGCGTTGGTCGACGGACGCGACCAGCCGGTCGACCACCAGGTCGACCGCAATCTCCCTCGTCCCCACGCCTACCGGGAGAATTTTCGGGTCGTCGAGGGTCTTGATCTCGCCGTTGAGACGCACGCGCTGAAAGCCGCGCTGGCGCAGGCGGGGCAGTTCATCGCGCAGCACGCTGGGTTTTGCGCGCATGAAGGGCGCCAACAGCATCACCCGGCAGCCCGCACATTCGGCGAGCACCCGCTGCACATTGTCGTCGAGGGAACGTTGAATGATCCGGCCGCCGTCCTTGGGACAATACTGTTCGCCAGCGAGCGCCCACAGGAGCTGGGCGTAATCGGCAATCTCCGTCGCAGTGGCGATCGTGGTGCGCGGGCCGCCAGCTCCGGTGCGCTGCTCGATCGCGAGCACCGGCGACAGGCCGTGTATGAAATCGACGTCGGGGCGCTTGAGCTGATCGAGCACCTGGCGGGCCTGCGTGCTCAGCGATTCGATGTATTTCCGGTAGCCCTCCGCGTAGATGGTATCGAACGCAAGCGACGACTTCCCCGAGCCGCTCGGACCGGTGATAACGACGAGTTTGCCGCGCGGAATCCGCAGCTCCAGGTTCTTTAAGTTGTGCTCCCGTGCGCCTTTAACGTGGATGGTGGTCGCGACCTGCATGTATGACCCGGAGTCTCGACGAAATTAGGCGCCGGTCAAAGCTGCATCAGTGTTTTTGCCTATGGTTGGCTGCAGGGGATTTACCCTTGGCGGAGGCCGGCGGGGTGTCTTTTCTCCCGGCCGCTAGTGTAAGTCTGTCCAGCTACTTACTAACCCAATTCGACAGGGTCCGCTGAGGACCTTTGCCTAATTATGCAATCCCTACGGATGTTTTCGTTTCGCGGCCGCGTTGGTGCGGTGGCGCTCGCGTTGTGCGGCCTGGCCACTCTGGCCAATCCCGTCCAAGCCGTGCCGTTTTCGGCGGGCGAGTTGAAGGGCAACTTCGACAGCACGCTCTCGTTCGGCGCGATGTATCGACTGTACGACCCGAGTGCAGATTACTACGGCATCTCGGCCACCTACAACGGTGTCCCCGGCCTGCAGAACTCGGTCAATGCGGACGATGGCAACCTGAACTATGGCCGCGGTCTTGCCTCCGCCCTGGTCAAGGGCTCGCACGACCTCGAATTCAAGTATCGGAATTTCGGCGGACTCGTCCGCGGCTACTGGTTCTACGACTTCAAGGCGGACGACACCGACCGGACGAAGCTGAGCGATCTGGCGAAGGATCGCGTCGTGCACGGCGGCCAGCTGCTCGACATGTATGTGCGCACGACGTTCGAGCTACAGAACTCCGCACCAGTCGAATTGCGCGTCGGCCGCCAGGTCCTGAGTCTCGGCGAGAGCACCTTCATCCCGAACGGTCTCAATATCGTCAACCCCGCGGACCTCTCGAAGCTCCGCACGCCGGGTTCCGAGATCAAGGAGGCGCTCCTGCCCGTGAATATGATCAAGGCCTCGGTGGGGCTGACGTCGAACATCACGGTCGAGCCCTTCGTGCTGCTCGAGTTTCGCCGCAATGAACTCGAGCCGGCCGGCACCTTCTTCTCGACCAACGATGTCGCCACGCGCGGCGGAAACACGGTGTGGCTCGGCTTCGGCAGCATCGCGGACCGCTACAGCACGATCGGCGGCATCCCGCGTGACCGGGACCGCGACGCGCAAAACTATGGTCAGTGGGGCGTCGCGGTGCGCGCGATGGTGCCACAGATCCAGGACACCGAGTTCGGGCTTTATTATGCGCGATACTCCAGCCGCTCGCCGATCCTGAGCGCGTTCACGCCCACGGCCGGCATCAGCTCGGCGCTGGTTCAGTCCACGGCGGTTTCGATCGCGCAGGGCACCTTGGCGCCGGCTCTGGTCAACGCCGGCCTCCCGCCGACCTCCGTGCCGGGAGCCGTCCAGACATTGCTCGGTGCCGCCCTTACGGGCGTCCCGGCGAGCGCGCTGCCGGCCAACCTGCAGCCGTTCTATCCCGCCGCCGCCACCATCGCGGCCAACGCGGGCAAGGTCGGCCTGCTGACCGCTGCCGGCGCCGCCCGCTATTTTGCGGAGTATCCGGAGGACATCTACATGTACGGTGCCAGCTTCAACACCTCGATCGGCACCACCGGCATCTCCTGGCAGGGTGAAGTTGGCCTCAAGGAGGATGTGCCCCTGCAGGTCGACGACGTCGAACTCCTGTTCGCCGCGCTCTCGAGCCTCTCGCCGAAGTTCGGCGCGAGTAATCAAATCGGAAGCTATCTCGGCCAGTACAACCGGGAGATCTCCGGCTATCGCCGCCATAACGTGTGGACTGCGCAGACCACGCTGACGAAGGTCTTCGGCCCAATGCTCGGCTCCCAGCAGTTCACCCTGCTCGGTGAAGTCGGCGGCGTCTGGGTCAACCTTCCCTCGAAGGACGTGCTCCGGTACGACTCCTCCGGCACCTTTACCTCGGGCAGCCAGACCGCAATGGACAACACCGGCTTTGCGCAATATGCGGCCACGCCCGCGAGCGCGTTTGCCGACAAGTTCTCCTGGGGTTACGCGGTGCTCGGGCGGCTTGAGTATTCGGGCCTGCTGCCGAACATCACCACGCTGCCGTCCGTCGCCTTCACCCATGATGTGCGCGGCAATACCCCCCTCCCGCTCGGCAACTTCCTCCAGGACCGCAAGAGCGTGACCGTCGGCGTCGAGTTCAGCTACCGCAACGCGCTCTCGGTTGAGCTGCGGTACGTCAACTTCTTCGGTGCTGGTAAATACAATCTGATGGCCGACCGGGATTTCTTCACCACCACGGTGAAATACTCGTTCTAAACCTCCCCTCCAACCGGCGGTCGTCTTGCGGCCGCCTCCCCCATTTTCCCCGGGCGTCGGCAAGACCGCCGCCCATTTGCTTCCCCTTCACGATGAAAATCCGCCTCCTGTTCGTCCTGTCGTGCGCCGCCGTCGCGGCGTCTGCCACCCGGGCCGCCGTCTCCGAGGCCGAGGCCGCCCGCCTTGGCAAAGACCTCACTCCGATGGGAGCTGAGGCCGCCGGAAATGCTGCCGGCACCATCCCCGCCTGGAATGGCGGCATCATGACCCCGCCGGCCGGTTACAAGCCGGGTGACCACCACCCCGATCCGTTTGCGGCCGACCAGCCTC
Proteins encoded in this region:
- a CDS encoding DUF1302 domain-containing protein; translation: MQSLRMFSFRGRVGAVALALCGLATLANPVQAVPFSAGELKGNFDSTLSFGAMYRLYDPSADYYGISATYNGVPGLQNSVNADDGNLNYGRGLASALVKGSHDLEFKYRNFGGLVRGYWFYDFKADDTDRTKLSDLAKDRVVHGGQLLDMYVRTTFELQNSAPVELRVGRQVLSLGESTFIPNGLNIVNPADLSKLRTPGSEIKEALLPVNMIKASVGLTSNITVEPFVLLEFRRNELEPAGTFFSTNDVATRGGNTVWLGFGSIADRYSTIGGIPRDRDRDAQNYGQWGVAVRAMVPQIQDTEFGLYYARYSSRSPILSAFTPTAGISSALVQSTAVSIAQGTLAPALVNAGLPPTSVPGAVQTLLGAALTGVPASALPANLQPFYPAAATIAANAGKVGLLTAAGAARYFAEYPEDIYMYGASFNTSIGTTGISWQGEVGLKEDVPLQVDDVELLFAALSSLSPKFGASNQIGSYLGQYNREISGYRRHNVWTAQTTLTKVFGPMLGSQQFTLLGEVGGVWVNLPSKDVLRYDSSGTFTSGSQTAMDNTGFAQYAATPASAFADKFSWGYAVLGRLEYSGLLPNITTLPSVAFTHDVRGNTPLPLGNFLQDRKSVTVGVEFSYRNALSVELRYVNFFGAGKYNLMADRDFFTTTVKYSF
- the dapB gene encoding 4-hydroxy-tetrahydrodipicolinate reductase → MSPTLLINGAKGRMGHALLQAAQEFNLTVAATADAGDDLAAAMDRADVTVDFSSHLATRQLLELAIAERKPVVIGTTGHAPEAKAQLLKLAAQVPCVWAGNYSVGVNLLFALTRRATAVLGATYDAEVVEMHHRFKKDAPSGTAARLLEIILEERKLGAEALRHGRNGITGERTSAEVGIHSLRGGDVVGDHTVIFAALGERLELTHKASDRAIFAQGALRAARWIVNQPAGVYDMQDVLGLK
- the dapA gene encoding 4-hydroxy-tetrahydrodipicolinate synthase; amino-acid sequence: MKLRPLTGTITALVTPFSDGDVAYEDLKKLVAHQIKGGINGLVPVGTTGESPTLGYNEHIDVIRFVVEQARGRVPVIAGTGSNSTREAIELTRLADEAGADAMLLVAPYYNKPSQEGLYQHFAQVAEETDKPLILYSIPGRCGIEISVGVLERLRAKYRHVAWIKEAGGSVDRVDQIKQALGSDMTVLSGDDSLTLPFLSVGAEGVISVASNLFPREVGKMVQAALGNDFAQATKLHRRLYPVFKALFLEPNPVPIKAALARAGIISSPEVRLPLCGMADANAKLLTQALAKLR
- the ruvA gene encoding Holliday junction branch migration protein RuvA, translated to MITSIQGTLTAATPLRAIVALNGFEYEVHIPVTTAEKLPATGTTVKLHTLVIYREDAQTLYGFATPAERDFFRLLIENVTGVGPKLALTIMSRLSLPSLESAIRLGDIATLSKCPGIGKKTAERLVVELKAKLGAADTPVALGEHEAAAEAGPSAHRDAVAALIALGYKAADADQAVRRAALALGATATTEALIKRALA
- a CDS encoding alpha/beta hydrolase, which codes for MHLSPRLVLCLALALVAPLLSRAAPPIIDLWPEGVPGLKPDAGPEREENGRFLNIHHPTLTVFAPPPGKANGTAVIYAPGGGYVRVAAGLNGGELTTWLNSLGVTVFMLKYRNAEYGHPAPLQDALRAVRMVRSRAAEFGVKPDRIGMLGGSAGGHLTACAGTLADAPEGRTGAALDPVNGRPDFMILVFPVISMQPPYGHAASIRALLGDNPSPELRHHLSVDAQVTAQTPPTFLVHSTEDRTVVVENSLLFFQAMRRANRPIEMHLYPKGPHGAGMDPKLGPTADWPKLCEAWMRFNGWLPSRN
- a CDS encoding PilT/PilU family type 4a pilus ATPase, with translation MATVTPHTELFNELLKLAVESGVSDVIIKSNKPGYVRIAGKLKPVDMDPITCPEAEAFVSEHVPRVFRAKWEEEGQVDFAYAAEGVGRFRVNAFHQRGLVSIVMRHIKSSVPSFAQLGLGETESALVRLSQAKDGILLVCGATGSGKSSTMAAMLNWINQNLDKHIVTIEDPIEYTFQDDKSLFQQREIGLDVPSFGLAIKAVLRQNPDIILIGEMRDRETFETAISAAETGHLVFSTMHAATVAQSLTRLFEFFPAEEVVQARRAIAGSLRGFICQKLIPTAEGHGRVPANEILYADATVKNLILEGQNEKIQGLLESNADSATFSFNKDLYRLWKAGKINKQDALKHSPNPQQLEMNMKGIFIKS
- the uvrA gene encoding excinuclease ABC subunit UvrA translates to MQVATTIHVKGAREHNLKNLELRIPRGKLVVITGPSGSGKSSLAFDTIYAEGYRKYIESLSTQARQVLDQLKRPDVDFIHGLSPVLAIEQRTGAGGPRTTIATATEIADYAQLLWALAGEQYCPKDGGRIIQRSLDDNVQRVLAECAGCRVMLLAPFMRAKPSVLRDELPRLRQRGFQRVRLNGEIKTLDDPKILPVGVGTREIAVDLVVDRLVASVDQRSRLADSLELAFREGKDRAIVLAQRTADEPWRELLLSESLACEICGDVFDKLTPRHFSFSHREGACPSCDGIGRKLKFVPELIVPDPEKSVREGAIKPWRIGGKNLIIKHNALLKQLAEQLPFDADVPWRKLPEETRRVLLVGAGDRQFAFKLRRMREAKAMPFAGVIADLEESFRHTDSEGFRARLTAYMISGDCPECHGSRLNARSGAVLIRDQPVPETAPAANAVAPGQPAAPLPPALTFPQFMALDVETAHGFARRLVAAHGNNDALRDVVTGIEQRLHFLLETGLGYLTLERDYGTLSGGEAQRVRLATQLGMGLVGVIYVLDEPSIGLHPHDNQKLLETLVALRDRGNTVLVVEHDEDTMRAADELIELGPEAGIEGGYLLFQGTPDACMQLPLKASRTGPYLARKMSVVRDTKVKPPDGAWLTVREARANNLKGIDVKFPVGLLTCVTGVSGSGKSTLVLDILAAAAARKLNGARAIPAPHRQIENLDFFEKLVQVDQEPIGRSPRSNPASYVDLLPLLRDLYAQAPLAKVRGYKASRFSFNVRGGRCERCQGDGVIKLDMQFMPDAYAPCPSCGGRRFNRETLEILFHGRSIADVLDMTVREAIQLFRNIPRVIDKLETLEAVGLGYLTLGQSATTLSGGEAQRIKLSLELSKRQQGSTLYILDEPTTGLHWTDIQKLMDLLFKLRDAGNTVIIIEHNLDVINLADWLIDLGPGGGRHGGQLIYAGSRADIETEPGSLTGEALRRWAAAGK